One genomic segment of Nevskia ramosa DSM 11499 includes these proteins:
- a CDS encoding RidA family protein, whose product MSRQIIHTDDAPAAIGPYSQAVKIGDTVYLSGQIPLDAATMTMVNATIEDEIHQVFKNLRAVCTAAGGGLGDIAKLNIFLTDLGHFATVNAIMVQYFSAPFPARAAIGVASLPRGARIEADAVMVLG is encoded by the coding sequence ATGTCCCGCCAGATCATTCATACCGATGACGCGCCCGCCGCGATCGGCCCGTATTCCCAGGCCGTCAAGATCGGCGATACCGTCTATCTCTCGGGCCAGATTCCGCTCGATGCGGCGACCATGACCATGGTCAACGCGACCATCGAAGACGAGATCCATCAGGTGTTCAAGAACCTGCGCGCGGTCTGCACGGCTGCCGGCGGTGGCCTTGGCGACATCGCCAAACTGAACATCTTTCTCACCGATCTCGGCCACTTCGCGACGGTCAACGCGATCATGGTCCAGTACTTCAGCGCACCATTCCCGGCGCGCGCCGCGATCGGTGTCGCCAGCTTGCCGCGTGGCGCACGCATCGAGGCAGATGCGGTGATGGTGCTCGGCTAA
- a CDS encoding RelA/SpoT family protein — protein sequence MDIPVITRIGTAIRTQRVAREYGIEALTKILEEYLPAPQISEVRRAYEFGAKMHAGQNRSSGEPYIYHPLAVAKILAEMRLDATTLCAAILHDVIEDTPVGKEEIARLFGRDVAELVDGVSKFQKVEGMSGAERQAENVRKLLLAMAQDLRVILVKLADRLHNVRTLDGVEPAKRRRVSLETLEIYAPIAQRLGINTLRMELEDLSFQNLYPNRYEVFRKAVNDRLGDTKGLIKEIEHKLERALKEEGIGASVVGRQKNLYGIYEKMQRKRLRFLDVMDLLGFRVLVTKVDDCYRALGVIHHAYRPISEQFNDFIASPKVNGYQSLHTTCIGPQGRKIEVQIRTRDMHHIAENGIAAHWQYKLETKGVTKSVSGKNDSQSAPQVRAREWLGNLFAAQTGAAPLEFIDNVKVDLFPDEVYVFTPKGHIRQLPRGSTAVDFAYSVHTELGDHCVAVRIDQQLEPLNTILKNGQTIEVITARHARPNAAWLNYVKTVKARQHIRNYLKNQREDEAIRLGRRLLEIALRELNVPLTVLKEESTGAVLKAFGLQDIEDLYVSIGSGSRLAPLVARHFLPDPSAATIPGESVPLAVEGTEGLVIDYAKCCHPIPGDEICGYVSIGRGIVVHRLECKHVSARKGAAQERVPLIWAPSVQGDFLAELKLKAENRRGLLAGVAGEIAGGGSGIENVQMPERGGGDTALEMRFVITVRDRVHLARVLRRLRRLEAVQRVIRI from the coding sequence ATGGATATCCCGGTTATCACGCGCATCGGCACCGCCATTCGCACGCAGAGAGTCGCGCGTGAGTACGGCATCGAAGCGCTGACCAAGATCCTCGAGGAGTATCTGCCGGCACCGCAGATTTCCGAAGTGCGCCGCGCCTACGAGTTCGGCGCCAAGATGCACGCCGGCCAGAACCGGTCGAGTGGCGAGCCGTACATCTATCACCCGCTGGCGGTGGCCAAGATCCTCGCCGAGATGCGGTTGGATGCGACCACGCTCTGTGCCGCGATCCTGCATGACGTGATCGAGGACACCCCGGTCGGCAAGGAAGAGATCGCCCGCCTGTTCGGCCGCGATGTCGCCGAGCTGGTCGATGGCGTGTCGAAGTTCCAGAAAGTCGAAGGCATGTCCGGCGCCGAGCGCCAGGCCGAGAACGTCCGCAAGTTGCTGCTGGCGATGGCGCAGGATCTGCGCGTGATCCTGGTCAAGCTCGCCGATCGCCTGCACAACGTTCGTACCTTGGACGGCGTCGAACCGGCCAAGCGCCGGCGCGTGTCGCTGGAAACGCTGGAGATCTATGCGCCGATCGCCCAGCGCCTCGGGATCAATACCTTGCGGATGGAACTGGAGGATCTGTCCTTTCAGAACCTCTATCCGAATCGCTACGAAGTATTCCGCAAGGCGGTCAACGATCGGCTCGGTGACACCAAGGGCTTGATCAAGGAAATCGAGCACAAGCTCGAGCGGGCGCTGAAGGAAGAAGGCATCGGCGCCAGCGTCGTCGGCCGGCAGAAGAACCTGTACGGCATCTACGAAAAGATGCAGCGCAAGCGCCTGCGCTTTCTCGACGTGATGGACCTGCTCGGCTTCCGCGTGCTGGTCACCAAGGTCGACGACTGCTACCGCGCGCTCGGTGTCATCCACCACGCATACCGGCCGATCTCCGAGCAATTCAACGATTTCATCGCCAGCCCGAAGGTCAACGGCTACCAGAGCCTGCATACCACCTGCATCGGCCCGCAGGGTCGCAAGATCGAAGTGCAGATCCGTACTCGCGACATGCACCACATCGCCGAGAACGGCATCGCCGCGCACTGGCAGTACAAGCTTGAAACCAAGGGCGTCACCAAGTCGGTCAGTGGCAAGAACGACTCGCAGAGTGCGCCGCAGGTTCGTGCCCGCGAGTGGCTCGGCAATCTGTTCGCCGCGCAGACCGGTGCCGCCCCGCTGGAGTTCATCGACAACGTCAAGGTCGATCTCTTCCCGGACGAGGTCTACGTGTTCACGCCGAAAGGCCACATCCGGCAATTGCCGCGCGGCTCCACGGCGGTCGATTTCGCGTATTCGGTGCATACCGAACTCGGCGATCACTGCGTCGCCGTGCGCATCGATCAGCAGTTGGAGCCGCTGAACACGATCCTGAAGAACGGCCAGACCATCGAAGTGATCACCGCGCGTCATGCCCGGCCGAATGCGGCCTGGCTGAACTACGTGAAGACGGTCAAGGCGCGTCAGCACATCCGCAATTACCTCAAGAATCAGCGCGAGGACGAAGCGATCCGCCTCGGCCGCCGCCTGCTGGAAATTGCCCTGCGCGAACTGAACGTGCCGCTGACCGTGCTCAAGGAAGAATCGACCGGCGCTGTGCTGAAGGCTTTCGGCCTGCAGGACATCGAAGACCTGTACGTGTCGATCGGCAGTGGCAGTCGACTGGCGCCGTTGGTGGCGCGCCACTTTCTGCCTGATCCGAGTGCCGCAACGATTCCCGGCGAAAGCGTACCGCTGGCCGTGGAAGGCACCGAAGGCCTGGTCATCGATTACGCCAAGTGCTGCCATCCGATTCCCGGCGACGAGATCTGCGGCTATGTCTCGATCGGCCGCGGCATCGTCGTTCATCGCCTCGAATGCAAGCATGTGTCGGCGCGTAAAGGCGCAGCGCAGGAGCGCGTACCGCTGATCTGGGCGCCGAGCGTGCAGGGCGATTTCCTCGCCGAACTGAAGCTCAAGGCCGAGAATCGGCGCGGCTTGCTCGCCGGTGTTGCCGGCGAAATCGCCGGCGGCGGCTCGGGCATCGAGAACGTGCAGATGCCGGAACGCGGCGGTGGCGATACGGCGCTGGAAATGCGCTTCGTGATCACCGTGCGCGATCGCGTCCATCTGGCGCGCGTGCTGCGTCGCCTGCGCCGGCTTGAAGCCGTGCAGCGCGTCATCCGCATCTGA
- the rpoZ gene encoding DNA-directed RNA polymerase subunit omega has translation MARVTVEDCLDRIPNQFELTLVAAKRARQLARGAEAKLPWGNHKSTVLSLKEIAHGYIDTGVLSEADLPAIQQPKMELEALDPSFDL, from the coding sequence ATGGCCCGTGTAACCGTTGAAGATTGTCTGGACCGCATCCCGAACCAGTTCGAACTGACCCTGGTCGCCGCCAAGCGCGCCCGTCAACTCGCCCGGGGCGCCGAAGCCAAACTGCCGTGGGGCAACCACAAGTCGACCGTGCTTTCCTTGAAGGAAATCGCTCACGGCTACATCGATACCGGCGTGCTCTCGGAAGCCGACCTGCCGGCGATCCAGCAGCCGAAGATGGAACTCGAAGCGCTCGATCCGAGCTTCGATCTCTAA
- the gmk gene encoding guanylate kinase yields the protein MIPGTLWIVSAPSGGGKTSLTRALLPRLAERGWKAEISVSYTTRTPRPGEQEGVHYHYVDDAAFAAMVEHGDFLEHAEVFGRHYGTGLTRTKELLGQGIDVILDIDWQGARQVRARRSDVQSVFILPPSSDELERRLRARGQDTDEVIAARMHAARAEMSHHGEYDYLLVNHDFDRALDEMAAIFVARRMRGATQQARYENLITSLLDE from the coding sequence CTGATCCCCGGAACCTTATGGATCGTGTCGGCGCCCAGTGGCGGTGGCAAGACCAGCCTGACTAGGGCACTGCTGCCCCGTCTCGCCGAGCGCGGCTGGAAGGCCGAGATTTCGGTGTCCTACACCACGCGCACGCCTCGGCCGGGCGAGCAGGAAGGCGTGCACTACCACTACGTCGATGACGCGGCGTTCGCGGCGATGGTCGAGCACGGCGATTTCCTTGAGCACGCCGAAGTCTTTGGTCGTCATTACGGCACCGGCCTGACCCGTACCAAGGAACTGCTTGGCCAGGGGATCGATGTGATCCTGGACATCGACTGGCAGGGCGCGCGCCAGGTTCGCGCCCGGCGTTCGGACGTGCAGAGTGTGTTCATCCTGCCGCCGTCTTCGGACGAACTGGAGCGGCGCCTGCGCGCGCGCGGCCAGGATACGGACGAGGTGATCGCCGCTCGCATGCATGCGGCGCGAGCCGAGATGTCGCATCACGGCGAGTACGACTACCTGCTAGTCAACCACGATTTCGATCGCGCGCTGGACGAGATGGCGGCGATCTTCGTCGCTCGCCGGATGCGCGGTGCTACCCAGCAGGCGCGTTACGAAAACCTGATCACCAGCCTGCTCGACGAGTAA
- a CDS encoding YicC/YloC family endoribonuclease, which yields MIRSMTGYARAEQQNPSGRLSWELRSVNHRYLELQFKLPEEFRSMENDLRQLATQRIGRGKVEAGLRYSRDNGVAGGLQIDADRLAAVLSAVEKISGQLRTSTAPDPIQVLAWPGVVRTDSAPDVTVPLADAMQLFQAALDDFTATRSREGERTKLYLIERLDAMAVLVERVKVRAPQVRDAWLDRLRAKIVELGVDVDPARLAQEAALAAQRLDVDEELSRLGSHFTEVRDTLVREEAVGRRLDFLMQELNREANTLSSKSQDAEMTRCAVEMKVIIEQMREQVQNIE from the coding sequence ATGATCCGCAGCATGACGGGCTATGCCCGCGCAGAACAACAAAACCCTTCCGGACGGCTCAGCTGGGAACTCCGTTCGGTCAATCATCGCTACCTTGAACTGCAATTCAAGCTGCCGGAAGAATTCCGGTCGATGGAAAACGATCTGCGCCAACTGGCCACCCAGCGCATCGGCCGCGGCAAGGTCGAAGCCGGCTTGCGCTACAGCCGGGACAACGGCGTCGCCGGTGGCCTGCAGATCGATGCCGATCGCCTCGCCGCCGTGCTCTCCGCCGTCGAAAAGATCTCCGGCCAGTTGCGGACCTCGACAGCGCCAGATCCGATTCAGGTGCTGGCCTGGCCCGGTGTGGTGAGGACGGACAGCGCGCCGGATGTCACCGTGCCGCTGGCGGACGCCATGCAGTTGTTTCAGGCCGCGCTCGACGACTTCACCGCCACCCGCAGTCGCGAAGGCGAGCGCACCAAGCTGTATCTGATCGAACGCCTCGACGCGATGGCAGTGCTGGTCGAAAGAGTGAAAGTACGAGCGCCGCAGGTCCGCGACGCCTGGCTCGATCGGCTGCGCGCCAAGATTGTCGAACTGGGTGTCGACGTGGACCCTGCCCGCCTTGCGCAGGAAGCGGCACTGGCGGCTCAGCGCCTTGATGTCGACGAGGAACTGTCCAGGCTCGGCAGCCACTTCACCGAAGTGCGCGACACGCTGGTTCGCGAAGAGGCCGTCGGCCGTCGGCTGGATTTCCTGATGCAGGAACTCAATCGCGAAGCGAATACCTTGTCGTCCAAGTCGCAGGACGCCGAAATGACCCGCTGCGCCGTCGAGATGAAAGTGATCATCGAGCAGATGCGCGAGCAGGTTCAGAACATCGAATGA
- a CDS encoding glutaminyl-peptide cyclotransferase has product MLRIMGVCSSREASVRIVLVLLWCMGLAGQTALAAPTLNYRVVRTEAHDATAFTQGLAIADDQLIEGTGLYGQSHLTVRDRASGKLLYSTSLTTGEFGEGVTVVGDRIIQLTWMNAVAYVYDRSLKPIGSFPLSTEGWGLAYDGRRLILSDGSSRLHFLDPLTYTENSHVDVTDQGRPIDQLNELEFVDGLIYANVWQSDRIAIIDPESGVIRAWLDLTALKSKLSHGSGWSEQDFVLNGIAVIPKTGHLLVTGKCWPLMFELAVDSRSLRRHKR; this is encoded by the coding sequence ATGCTGCGGATCATGGGTGTTTGTTCAAGTCGCGAGGCGAGCGTGCGGATTGTACTGGTGCTGCTGTGGTGCATGGGTTTGGCGGGTCAGACGGCGCTGGCAGCGCCGACGCTGAACTATCGCGTGGTGCGAACCGAGGCCCATGACGCCACTGCGTTCACGCAGGGGCTAGCCATTGCAGATGATCAGCTGATCGAAGGCACCGGTCTTTATGGGCAATCGCATCTGACCGTCCGGGACCGCGCCTCCGGCAAGCTGCTGTACTCAACCAGCCTGACGACCGGGGAGTTCGGCGAAGGCGTGACCGTGGTCGGCGACCGAATCATCCAACTCACCTGGATGAACGCCGTTGCCTACGTCTATGACCGAAGCTTGAAGCCGATCGGCAGTTTCCCGCTCAGCACCGAAGGCTGGGGGCTTGCTTACGACGGGCGACGACTGATTCTCAGCGATGGCTCCTCTCGTCTACATTTTCTCGACCCGCTGACCTATACCGAGAACAGCCACGTCGACGTGACCGATCAAGGCCGACCCATCGATCAACTCAATGAGCTTGAGTTCGTCGACGGCCTGATCTACGCCAATGTCTGGCAAAGCGACCGAATCGCGATCATTGATCCGGAATCGGGAGTCATCCGGGCCTGGCTCGATCTCACGGCCCTGAAGAGCAAGCTGTCCCACGGCAGCGGCTGGAGCGAGCAGGACTTCGTGCTCAACGGTATCGCGGTGATTCCGAAAACCGGTCATCTGCTGGTGACCGGCAAGTGCTGGCCGCTGATGTTCGAACTGGCGGTCGATAGCCGCAGCTTGCGTCGCCATAAGCGCTAA